One Streptococcus sp. DTU_2020_1001019_1_SI_AUS_MUR_006 DNA window includes the following coding sequences:
- a CDS encoding CatB-related O-acetyltransferase, translating into MFSHKNKQHQRFFQLLPDGQIKDIGGTGHDNERFWHMQEKKLQLFSSSKELTAVFDCCYEEVSYSYWEGLHQETIPLEIRVYNSRSDLFDYLTKFTSRYLIDYGALTVGNHTYGIPQLVDYDHGGQVIIGDYCSIGQNVQFVTANHDVELITTYPFKSLELFYTDKTLNMTDDHILKNPTRVGNDVWIGNNVQIMAGVTIGDGAVIATGAVVTKDVEPYAIVGGNSAKLIRYRIADPTFREQMLEIAWWNWPEDIISERLDKIMSKDISGFIKEYLPNAGKVKHD; encoded by the coding sequence ATGTTTTCACATAAAAATAAGCAACATCAGCGCTTTTTTCAACTTTTACCTGATGGTCAAATCAAGGATATTGGTGGAACCGGTCATGATAATGAGCGGTTTTGGCATATGCAGGAGAAAAAACTTCAACTATTTTCTAGCTCGAAAGAGTTGACGGCAGTTTTTGACTGTTGTTATGAGGAAGTCAGCTATTCTTATTGGGAAGGTTTGCATCAGGAAACGATTCCTCTGGAAATTCGTGTCTATAATTCGCGTTCGGATCTGTTTGATTACCTGACGAAATTTACTAGTCGCTATTTGATTGACTACGGGGCCTTAACAGTGGGCAATCATACTTATGGTATTCCTCAATTAGTTGACTATGACCATGGAGGCCAGGTCATTATTGGTGATTATTGTTCTATTGGACAAAATGTTCAATTTGTAACAGCAAATCATGATGTGGAATTGATTACCACTTATCCATTTAAGAGTTTGGAGTTGTTTTACACAGATAAGACCCTGAATATGACGGATGACCATATCTTAAAGAATCCCACTCGTGTTGGGAATGATGTTTGGATTGGAAACAATGTTCAAATCATGGCAGGGGTAACTATTGGAGATGGAGCAGTGATAGCAACAGGTGCTGTAGTAACCAAGGATGTGGAACCCTATGCTATTGTTGGAGGAAATTCTGCTAAGCTTATTCGTTATCGCATAGCAGATCCTACTTTCCGTGAACAGATGTTAGAAATTGCGTGGTGGAATTGGCCGGAAGACATTATTTCTGAACGATTGGATAAAATCATGAGTAAGGATATATCAGGATTTATAAAAGAATACTTACCAAATGCTGGGAAAGTTAAACATGATTGA